In the genome of Egibacteraceae bacterium, the window CGTCGACGAGGTCGTGAAGACGCTGAACACCTTCCTCGGCTACGCCCTGTACCGCGACCAGCTCGGGGGCAACCCCCGCCGGGGCCTGCTGTTCGAGGGGGCCCCGGGCACCGGCAAGACGCACCTGGCCAAAGCCATGGCCCGGGAGGGCGGCGTGCCGTTCCTGTTCGTGTCCGCAACCAGCTTCCAATCCATGTGGTACGGCGCCACGGCCCGCAAGATCCGTGGCTACTTCAAGGTGCTCCGCAAGACCGCACGCCGGGAGGGCGGCGCGATCGGGTTCATCGAGGAGATCGACGCCATCGCCATGACCCGGGGCGGCATGCAAGCCACCCCCGCTCCGGCGACCGCCCACGCCTGGGGTGGCGCGGCCGGTCTGGTCGCCAACCGGCTGGGCACCAGCGAGGGCACCGGCGGGGTCGTGAACGAGCTGCTGATCCAGCTGCAGTCCTTCGACACCCCGCCGCTGGGGCACCGCCTCTGGAACAGCCTCGCTCGCACGGCCAACGCCTACCTGCCCGCACACCGGCAGGTCCCCGCCCGCAAGGCGGTCTACCACAACATCCTGGTCATCGCGGCCACCAACCGGGCTGACGACCTCGACCCGGCCCTCCTGCGCCCCGGGCGCTTCGACCGCCGCCTGACCTTCGAGCTGCCCGCCAAGGCGGACCGTCGCGAGCTGGTCGACTACTTCCTCGCCGTGAAGTCGCACGCGGCCGAGCTCGACCGCGACGAGCTGCGCGACCAGCTCGCCGGGCAGACGTTCGGCTACACCCCCGTGATGATCGAGCACCTGCTGGACGAGGCCCTGGTCCTGGCTCTCAAGGACGGTCGCGACGAGCTGGCCTGGAGCGATATCGCCGATGCCCGGCTCACCGAGGAGGTCGGGCTCAAGAACCCCACCGCGTACACCGATCTCGAGCGTCGGACGGTCGCCACCCACGAGGCGGGACACGCCACGATGGCCTACCTCGCGGGAACCCGGCGCCTGGAAGTCCTGTCGATCGTGAAGCGACGCGGCTCCCTGGGTCTGCTCGCCCACGGTGACCTCGACGAGGTCTTCACCCGTTCACGCACCGAGATGCATGCGCTCCTGCACATCGCCATGGGTGGGATGGTGGCCGAGGAGCTCTGGTTCGACGAGGCCGGGACGGGTCCGGGCGGGGACCTGGCCTATGCCACCCAGGTCGCCTGCGAGGTGGTGGGTTCCTGCGGGATGGCTGGCTCGCTCGTGTCCCTGGCGGCCGCGCAGGGATCGATGCTGAACAGCACCAACCTCGTCGGGCGTGTCCTCGCCGATCCGGTCATGCGCCCCGAGGTCGACCGGCTGCTCGCCCAGGCGAAGGCCTACGTGCGTGCCTTGCTGGACCGCAACCGGCATCTCGTCGAGGCGCTGCGGGACGCCTTGCTGGAGCGCGACGAGCTGATCGGCGACGAGATCACCGCCGTGCTCAGCGAGGCGGGGGCGCCCGTGCGCGACGGGCTGGTCATGGACCGCCGCCGGCCGGGCACCGACCGCCGCAGCACCGACTGGCTCGTCACGGACGAGCAGCCGGCCGGTGCTACGACGGCTCCCACCGGTGCGACCTAGCGCAGGCCGAGCTGGCTCGAGCACGACGGCCACTGGCCCCAGCCCGAACGTGCCTGGAGCGTCTGGCCGCGCTTGATCTGCTCCTCACGCGGGTGCTCGTGCGGCAAGCCGGTGCCACCGACGCTTCGCCAGGTGGCAGGCAGGAACTGCAGCCCGCCGTAGTACCCGTTGCCGGTGTTCGCCTGCCAGTTGCCGCCGGCCTCGCACTGGGCGAGACGGTCCCACACCGATCCAGCCGCCACGTGCGGCGCCTCCGGTGCGGGTGCGGGCGCCGGGTTCGGCGTCTGCGCGGGCGCGGGGCCGGCGGCGGCGGCGTCCGTGGATGGCGCTGGCACAGGCGCCGGGGTCGACGCCTCCGGGAGGGGGCGGTCCTCCAGCTCGGCGCCGGGTGGGGGGATCACGAGCTCCTGGCCGGGGATGATGAGGTTCGGGTCGGCGATCTCCTCGTTGGCGTTGAAGAGCACCCGCCAGCCGGTCGACGGATCGAGGCCGAAGTCCGCGGCGATGCCCGACAGCGAATCGCCCCGGACCACCTCGTGGTGCTCGGGGTGCTCGGAGGCCCCGGCGGACGTGGACAGGCCGGCGAGGACGAGCGCGACCGCTGATGCGGTCACGCCGACGCGGAGGCGGGTCGGTGTGCGTAGGCCTTGGGGTGCGGTGTGAAGTGGCATGTCTC includes:
- a CDS encoding AAA family ATPase, which produces MSTGDTGGTVAARLGGGLVDVLGADVGSARERARRRRLTTLAAVLGVPLAFLWWRILAGAPFNIFALPNFPTDPYLYILPIFLLLIVALVAMPMLNGRSPHMLFRPGQIDVGFEDVKGLDTVVDEVVKTLNTFLGYALYRDQLGGNPRRGLLFEGAPGTGKTHLAKAMAREGGVPFLFVSATSFQSMWYGATARKIRGYFKVLRKTARREGGAIGFIEEIDAIAMTRGGMQATPAPATAHAWGGAAGLVANRLGTSEGTGGVVNELLIQLQSFDTPPLGHRLWNSLARTANAYLPAHRQVPARKAVYHNILVIAATNRADDLDPALLRPGRFDRRLTFELPAKADRRELVDYFLAVKSHAAELDRDELRDQLAGQTFGYTPVMIEHLLDEALVLALKDGRDELAWSDIADARLTEEVGLKNPTAYTDLERRTVATHEAGHATMAYLAGTRRLEVLSIVKRRGSLGLLAHGDLDEVFTRSRTEMHALLHIAMGGMVAEELWFDEAGTGPGGDLAYATQVACEVVGSCGMAGSLVSLAAAQGSMLNSTNLVGRVLADPVMRPEVDRLLAQAKAYVRALLDRNRHLVEALRDALLERDELIGDEITAVLSEAGAPVRDGLVMDRRRPGTDRRSTDWLVTDEQPAGATTAPTGAT
- a CDS encoding transglycosylase family protein; the protein is MTASAVALVLAGLSTSAGASEHPEHHEVVRGDSLSGIAADFGLDPSTGWRVLFNANEEIADPNLIIPGQELVIPPPGAELEDRPLPEASTPAPVPAPSTDAAAAGPAPAQTPNPAPAPAPEAPHVAAGSVWDRLAQCEAGGNWQANTGNGYYGGLQFLPATWRSVGGTGLPHEHPREEQIKRGQTLQARSGWGQWPSCSSQLGLR